The following is a genomic window from Manihot esculenta cultivar AM560-2 chromosome 9, M.esculenta_v8, whole genome shotgun sequence.
GAAAATCACCTTTTAATTAATGCAGAAGAAAGAACAAGATCAACTTCAAAGAAGATAAAAGCATGGGAGAGGTGAAGAGCTATAGGCAGATCAAGCTGTGTGACCACTGCCTTTATGTCTCATCTCTTTCACTCTTTTGTGCTCCTTCGTGAATCTCTTCTCTTCAATATCACTATATCTAATTTCAGGCTTTAACGTTTCTGATCTATCAAAAagttaaaagttaattaattaattgcagTGTATAGACAGTACTCTCTTAGACCTGACTCCACATCAACCACCAATTCAACAAGCAGAGTGAGGGAATCAAAGGTCTCCATGGATATGGTCCCGAGCCAGAGCCAAGACCTGCATCTGCTGCAACCACAAAACTGACATTATATCTTCCCTTTCTCACTCGTCGTTCTACTTCTGCACTTACCAAACTACTTCTCTTTCCCTCGACCGACAAGTCTCTTTTCCTCTACATCAAACAACCTTTGTTGCAACCCAAAAGTGAAGTATTCACTTTCTTGCACCCTAAACGACAAGTtcggaggaaaaaaaaaagaaagaaaatcatTACTCTCTTCTCAGTTATCTCCACGGCTCTCTGCCTCCTCTTTCTCTCTTTGGGATCCGTATTCACCAACTTCCATATATTACTAATCCTGATGAATATTTTGGCTTCATCTGAGGGACAATAGACAAAAATATCAGACTCCAAAGCATGGAGTGGCATGGCAACTTAAGAACCTTTGTCCCTCGACCAGAGAATCCCTTTAACTTTCTCTACGACTCCAGCTGCTATGATCAGTGTAATCAAGGTAAATCTCTACTCTCCTCTCCCTCCATTTACTACCCACTTCACCTTTCACCTTACTTTTGCATGGAACACGCTCTAAGAACTCACTAGCTTTGTATAAATGCTTGCTGGTTCTCTTGCTATAGATGGATTGAAGAGTTGATTAAAGTATTCATAATTTGTTCCTTTCAGGAATGGATGTGAAGCCCCCCGTAATGTCGGAGACAGCACAGGTGATTGTCCCAGTTATGGAGAAGCTCAGGTATGGCAGTcacgagaagaagaagagattgacAAATGATCAGTTGGAGTCACTGGAGAGGAGCTTTCAAGAGGAGATTAAGTTGGATCCTGACAGGAAAATGAAGCTGTCTCGTGAGCTTGGGCTGCAGCCCAGACAGATTGCAGTTTGGTTCCAGAATAGACGAGCTAGATGGAAAGCTAAGCAGCTTGAACGCTTATACGACACACTTAAGCAGGAGTTTGATGCTGTCTCTGTAGAAAAACAGAAGCTGCAAGAAGAGGTTGCTGCACTTTCAAGCCCCTCTCATCATCATCtgattttctattaaatttatcGTTTCAAGTGGGTTATTGTTGTTGTACTTATAGGTAATGAAACTGAAAGGTATCCTCCGGGAGCAAGCCACCAAGAAGCAAGTGCTTTCGACGGGCTACACAGAGATCTCAGGCGAGGAGACACTGCAAAGTACATGGGTTGGAATTCGTAGCTCCGGTGGGAAGCCACGAGGAACACATCAGCAAGAGATTGCAGAGTGCAACTATCTTCTGAATGTTGATGAATATAACCCAGGAATATCATCTTACTGGGCTGTTCTTCCATCTTATCCTTAATTAACAGTCTCTTAATTGTTGTTTATACTTTCTTAATTAGTTAATCATATGTAGTGGTCTtggtttattataatatattaatgtgTAAGTGAAGGGTTAAAGTTCCATCGAAGATAAATTTTGTTGAATCCCATATGCATCGTGGAAAGGAGTAATTTGCTCTTATATGGATCATATATCAAAGTCGCTTCTCCTTTAGAGCTGTCTTTTGAGAGGATAAATTCGATATTAAGTCTCCTATAAATATATGACAcactaataaaattttggacCGCGATGAGTTGGTTGAATCCCACATAAGTCTCCTATAAATATATGACAcactaataaaattttggacCGCAATGAGTTGGTTGAATCCCATGTCAGTCGTAAAAAGGAGTAACGTGCCATTTTTAGTTTATAAGCATTCTTTTCCAAAAAAATAGCTTTTTGAATGAATCGGTAGTAAAAGGGAATAATATGTCTCTTATGGGTCACAAACACTTCTCAAAAATGAGCTTTTAGAGTGAGTTAGACTTATATGAATTTAACGcctgtaaaaatttaataaaattaatggatTATATAACGAgagagatattttttttataactatcttaaaatagaaaaatatttatttaaatttaatttattatagaaaaataaattagtaggaagattaattaatttatttggtttaaaataaattaataataaatttgatttattatatataaaaatatagggattttatatgttttaaatactttaaagtttaaaattattaaattttaatttattacttgcaaataattaaaaatataaaataattttataagaattttaatttaattaaactacGATAATGCCATGGTTTTGGACGGAAGATCAATATCCAGCCCAAATTTTGGAAACTAGGCCCACTGGAGATCTCATTTATCCCATTTTGGCTTCTTGCAACTTTTACTTTTGTGTGACCCGTTATTTGACTAGCTTTTCAAGAAAATTTACATTTACATCCTCTGAAAAATTATTTCATGCATTTACATCCCATTCATTTTTCTCTATAATTAACTACTAATCTTCATATACCTATTTCatacatttttttttgtaattatctAATAATATTCATTTATTACTATTGTCAAAATTTTTGccattattgaaattttataagatttaaatatttattatacaaTGTATTTATTTCGTTATTTTTTTGTATGCATtgaattaaatgagttaaattataaaaatatttaaatattatgaaaaacATGTAAAGCGGaacaatgataaaaaaaaaagcataaattaattaaataaatcaacaTTAGATTATGAGAGTGAGTTGTGTTTTAAGATGAAGAAATGGTGAGTTTATTGCAGCACGCTAACAATgaatttttgataattttgataCTTTTGCATCTGATATCATgtttttaaaaagaattttaagCTGACTCAAGAATGGTGATTGATTCTCGATTACTGTGGAGTCAGACACTCaatttttgatttaaattatagTCGATTTcagttattaaaatttattatcatttagtagtattattttttattataaatctcttattttaaaaataatttttatttctattaattttatttataagtcTGTTAATAACATAATTCATGCATTTATTCGAATTAATCATTCTATTTCAAATCTAGTTGAGATTTATTCTATTTCAAATCTagttgagattttttttattttattctgagTCTGTTGTGCTTGAAAATGAatgaagtttattttttttattaaaaaaaaatcaaattaataagcatataaaatgattaaatgGGAGAGCGCTCATTTCATAAACAATTATTGATACACCTCACAATTGACCTGACCCGAATTTTTATTATGTGGAAAAAAGACCTGGATCCGACCCGATTTAACTCAGAACGGAAAGTAGAGGAAGCTGAACACAATAAAAAGGCCAGAACTTTCTCCTCTTTCCCGGTACAACTCTGAGCGTCCAAGAACCTGTTCTCCATCATTCCGATATCGTTACCCTAATCCATTGAATAACACGATAATCTTAATCTCCATCTCAAAAGccgcagagagagagagagagagagggcggGGAGGAGAATCAATCCGGCACTTATGGATGAGAAGCAGAAGTTGGTGGAAGAGGAGGATCTGAGCAGCGAGAGCGGAGACTACACGTCGGAGGACGAAGGTACAGAGGATTACCGGCGCGGTGGCTACCACGCTGTGCGAATAGGTGATACCTTCAAGAACGGTCGTTACGTTGTCCAGAGCAAGCTTGGTTGGGGCCATTTCTCCACAGTCTGGCTCGCTTGGGACACGCAAAAATCTGTACATTTTTCTCTATACAAACAAGCTTTTATATGTAGTTTCAGTTTTCTGTGTTCTTTGAGGTCGATCTTCTAGCAATTTATGTATTTCTGCGATTTGGTACTTTTATCTGCATTCAGTGGATAATATCTTTATTTAAGAAAGTGGAAGACAAAGTGCTTATTGTTTCGCATTGGTTGTATAATACATCCGTTTTGCTTGCTCGCTCGCTCGCTAGCTAGCGTACTGTTGAATAATTCATTTTTCTTAACCAAGATTTAGCTAGATGAGGTAGATTTTGATATTGTTCTTAACTGTCGTATATATAGATAATctattttacataaaaaacgATGAAGTGAATGTTTCTGTTTTGATTAAATTTCATTGAGTTAGTGCTGATTTTGTGTAAATATGGGAATATATTTCGTTTCAATTGCGACCAGTTAGTTCTAGCACATTGTGACATGTTGTCCTGATAGTGTACATTGTTTCGTGGCAAGCATCTGTTACTTAAATTTCCTTTAGTTTTGGTGTTTAGTTTTGGGAGTTTACTGCTGTTTGATCATAGTGGTAGTCTCTTGTGCTGCATTTGGTTTCTCTGAGATTGTGAAAATTGAAGTGAAATCGttggatttttttaaattttcttgtaCCTACATTTGATTGAAAACAATGGGTCTAATCAGCTTGGTTGACTTCATAAGTTTATCCTTTGAAAATGGGAAATGCTTAAAAGAAATGATGTAGGTATATCTTTTTCTTTGCATTTGCATTTTATCTTAGTATCTGGATGAGAATTCAGTTGAGTTTAGTGCTTCGCATTTTCATATGCAGTATAGctaatttataaaaatgcaGCAACTTTTACTGATGGACTTTTTTGCCTGCTTCTTTATAAAGATTCTATCTTGCAtgataaaacttttatttactTGCTAAAAATGCAGCAATATGTAGCTTTGAAGGTGCAAAAAAGTGCTCAACACTATACTGAAGCTGCCATGGATGAGATAACTATCTTGCAACAGATAGCAGAAGGAGACCCTGATGATAAAAAATGTGTGGTAAAGCTTTTGGATCATTTTAAGCATTCAGGTCCAAATGGACAGCATGTTTGTATGGTTTTTGAGTACTTAGGGGATAACCTTTTGACCCTTATCAAGTATTCTGATTATCGAGGAATGCCCATTCATAAGGTTAAAGAGATCTGTTTCCACATTTTAGTAGGTTTGGATTATTTGCATAGACAGCTTTCCATCATACACACTGATCTCAAGCCAGAGAATATATTGCTATTATCAATGATAGATCCATCAAAGGATCCGAGAAAATCTGGTGCCCCTCTTATTCTTCAAAATAGTAAGGATAAGACTGTAGTGGAATCTGCAATTGCAAAACTAAACGGAGATTTGACAAgaaatcaaaagaaaaagataCGAAGAAAGGCCAAGCGAGCAGCTCAGGGGTGTGCAGAAAAGGAAGTTTCTGCTGATGCTGATGCAGATCCTGAAACATCTGCTAAAGAGGAGTCATCCGCTAATGCTAAAACAAACGTTGGTTCCGCTGAAGAGCGGCCTACTACTCCTAACCATGTAAACAGAGTATCTGATGCTGATGGAACAGAGAACAATGGACTAGAAAATCAGGGTAATAAGAGGGGGAGCCGCTCCACAAGGAAGAAACTGCTGGCCTCAGTTGACCTGAAGTGTAAATTGGTGGACTTTGGAAATGCATGCTGGACATACAAACAGTTTACAAATGATATCCAGACGAGACAATACAGGTGTCCAGAGGTGATACTTGGATCTAAGTATTCCACATCAGCTGATCTTTGGTCCTTTGCTTGCATTTGTTTTGAACTTGCAACTGGTGATGTGCTTTTTGACCCCCACAGCGGTGACCACTTTGACAGAGATGAGGTGATATGCTGTAGATCTCTTATTACTATTTATGGTTGCTTGAcgttttcttcttcc
Proteins encoded in this region:
- the LOC110623188 gene encoding SRSF protein kinase 1 isoform X1 → MDEKQKLVEEEDLSSESGDYTSEDEGTEDYRRGGYHAVRIGDTFKNGRYVVQSKLGWGHFSTVWLAWDTQKSQYVALKVQKSAQHYTEAAMDEITILQQIAEGDPDDKKCVVKLLDHFKHSGPNGQHVCMVFEYLGDNLLTLIKYSDYRGMPIHKVKEICFHILVGLDYLHRQLSIIHTDLKPENILLLSMIDPSKDPRKSGAPLILQNSKDKTVVESAIAKLNGDLTRNQKKKIRRKAKRAAQGCAEKEVSADADADPETSAKEESSANAKTNVGSAEERPTTPNHVNRVSDADGTENNGLENQGNKRGSRSTRKKLLASVDLKCKLVDFGNACWTYKQFTNDIQTRQYRCPEVILGSKYSTSADLWSFACICFELATGDVLFDPHSGDHFDRDEDHLALMMELLGMMPRKIALGGRYSRDFFNRYGDLRHIRRLRFWPLNKVLVEKYEFSEKEAEDMNDFLVPILDFVPEKRPTAAQCLLHPWISSGPRLLEPSMPSQKNEALEGLNNEKKRREKDEREAMEMGIGNIAINADSKAVKDSPSSSKLSKTTITSSAR
- the LOC110623655 gene encoding putative homeobox-leucine zipper protein ATHB-51; protein product: MEWHGNLRTFVPRPENPFNFLYDSSCYDQCNQGMDVKPPVMSETAQVIVPVMEKLRYGSHEKKKRLTNDQLESLERSFQEEIKLDPDRKMKLSRELGLQPRQIAVWFQNRRARWKAKQLERLYDTLKQEFDAVSVEKQKLQEEVMKLKGILREQATKKQVLSTGYTEISGEETLQSTWVGIRSSGGKPRGTHQQEIAECNYLLNVDEYNPGISSYWAVLPSYP
- the LOC110623188 gene encoding protein kinase dsk1 isoform X2 gives rise to the protein MDEITILQQIAEGDPDDKKCVVKLLDHFKHSGPNGQHVCMVFEYLGDNLLTLIKYSDYRGMPIHKVKEICFHILVGLDYLHRQLSIIHTDLKPENILLLSMIDPSKDPRKSGAPLILQNSKDKTVVESAIAKLNGDLTRNQKKKIRRKAKRAAQGCAEKEVSADADADPETSAKEESSANAKTNVGSAEERPTTPNHVNRVSDADGTENNGLENQGNKRGSRSTRKKLLASVDLKCKLVDFGNACWTYKQFTNDIQTRQYRCPEVILGSKYSTSADLWSFACICFELATGDVLFDPHSGDHFDRDEDHLALMMELLGMMPRKIALGGRYSRDFFNRYGDLRHIRRLRFWPLNKVLVEKYEFSEKEAEDMNDFLVPILDFVPEKRPTAAQCLLHPWISSGPRLLEPSMPSQKNEALEGLNNEKKRREKDEREAMEMGIGNIAINADSKAVKDSPSSSKLSKTTITSSAR